The genome window TTGGTGCCAGTCTTCGGGGCGCACTCTCCATGAATCTAGTTCATCTTCTTGATAGTCTTTGAGTCGGCTTTTTAATTCTTTTTTGCTTAAATGTAACCAAAATTTAGCCATAATGGCGCCATCATCAATCAATTGACGTTCAAAGGCGTTGATGTCTCTCATGACGAGAGGGACTTGATTTTCTGAAAGTCTGTCAAATAGTCGATCTTCTAACACATGGATGTACCAACTATGGTAAAAGATGGCAACACTGCCTTGGGGGGGAAGATTTTGCCAAAAACGCCACAAAAAAGGATATTTTTCTTCTTGGGGAGTGGGTGGTAGGGTGGGATATACATCGAATCCTCGAGGATCCATATAGTTAGTTATTTTTTGAACTATTTTCCCTTTTCCTGCCGCTGCCCAGCCTTCTAGCACTACTATGATGGGTATTTTTTCTTGCCAGCAGGTGTTTTGAAGCGATCGCAATTCAACCATTAAGGCTTCTATCTGGTCATGGTAGCTTTTTTTGTCGAGGGATAAGCTCAAGTCAAGGGTGTTTAACATGGATTAGGGATTAGGGGATAATCAAAGGTTATTTAAGTGAGTAGATAAGACCAAATTGATTTAGTCAAAGGATAACAAGGGGCTTAAGCCCCCTCTTTGGTTAATAAACGTTTTAGTATAATAAAAGTCATAACTAATTTAGCCCATCTACTTACGAAAAAATAAGTTATTTTAGTCTTAATCTCACCATAATATCTATTACTTTTTTTGGCACCATAAGTTAATAATTCATAACCTACAATTGATATTCTGTGGATAACTCTGGGGAGATGCTGTAGGATTTTAGTAATAGTTGGGCTTGGGGTGACTGTTTAATTTGTTGAATTATGAATTGAATCATGGGTTTGGCGATGGTACACTCTAGCTCTCCTTTTTGATTATAGGTGCGATCGCTCTTTTGAGATTCAGCTATGGGAATTTGATGACACTTTTGATCAAATTGACAACGGCGACAGGTTTCCATCCTTTTTTCCCTCATGATTACGGTTTGTTGATGGTGGGAGGATGTTAAAATTTCTGATAAACTTTGCCTAAAAATATTACCCATATATCCTTGGGGTAAATAAGCCTCACCATAGTTATAAATATCTCCGTTAACATTGACGATGGCTACCCATTCTTTTTTTGCCGGTTCAAATCGACGTACTTTTTTCTCGGTGAGGTAACGCATGGCAGCCAAGAAATAATCCCGTAGAGGATATATTTTGATATTACTTTGGGTGCTAAATTGTTCTAAGGCAATGATTTGATAAGCTTGAACTATTTGCTTATGGTTGACCATCAGCGGTTGCATTCTGGGGGGTGGCTCAACCATACTAGATATGGGCAGAATACGATAGTCAATGGCAAGGTTATTAAAGAAATGGAAAGTATTGATAACGTAGTCTATGTTTTGGGCGTGTAAAACATTGATAACACCGAAAGACATTCTACGGTCAATTAATTTTTGCAGGTTGTCCATGACGTTATCCCTTGAGTCTTTTCCTTTTATATCCACCCTTTGCTCTCCAAATACATCAAAGGATACTCCTAGGGATATGTCTAATTCTTGTAATAAGTCTAAGGTGCGATCGCCCACTTGAAATAAATTAGTTTGTAAGCTGTTGCGATACTTAATACCTTTACTGTCTAAATATTTTTTTTGTAGGTCACAAAAAGTCCGAAAATAATCATGGGGTAACAATAATGGCTCACCTCCATGAAAAACAAACTCTGGTACCAAGGAGGGAGATTGATGCTCAAAATAATCAGCTACATGACGAAAAAAAGATTCTAATTCACCGATGGACATTCTTTCTTTGTTTCCCAATTCGTCATACTCATAACAATAATGACAGCGAAGATTGCAGAGTTTACTTAGCTTGATGACAAAATACATAAATAGGGTTCAATGAAAAAGTGCTGTAGGGAAAATGCGGGTTAATGATGGGACTAAAATCTATGGGCTGATGGTGGGCAATGCCCACCCTACAAGTTTTAGGGATTAAAAATGATCTCCGGGGAATTGGTTAGAAGGACTGTCAGGCTGAGTGCGGTTTGGAGTCCTATTAGGGGTGATTCTAGGTTGGGTACGATTAGGAGTCATATTGGGGGTGATACGGGGTTGAGTACGGTTATTTAAATTACCAGGACTAATTTGTTCAAAAGTACCTCGCACATCCCTTTCTCTTTCCATACCTCTTTGGGGTATTATTTCTCCTTCAGGCTCATCAGGACATTTTCCCCCTGGGCAATATTGAAGCCACATAGGTTCATCATCTCCGCCGTTGCCACAACCATCACAACTGTTGACAATGCCATTTTGTACGGTGAATATTAGGCTATCATGGCGATAGGCTCCATCGGGGAGGGGCATTTGTTTGCCACCATCAAAAAGCGCGATCGCCTTTTGTCCTTCAATGGCGATACTGTTTGCCCCAGACTGTTTTAAAAACATATCCACCGCCATAGCCCGTGAGCGAATATCAGGGGTAATAGAAGGCATCATCTGGGCTTGAGCCGATGAAACCATGGCATTATCGAGAAAACCTGCCAACTGATTAACCAAACCATAGTTTCCTACAACAGCTAATCCTGTAATGGAGGCAATAATAATCGCTGTTTTACCTTGGTTATTAAGGTTGAATTGAGACATTTTTAGTTTTTACTTTACTACACTGTCATCGCAGCCACTTTTAAACAACATTTCACTGATGACATTAATTGCATAGACGAAATTTGATGGAAAAAGTTTCACGGTTATCAAAAAAAAGGATTGTCTTAAGGATAAATAGTTGTAACAACCCTATTATCTCCCTGCCCAGTAACCACCACTTGATTATCTTGTAGTCTCCCCTGCGCCCTATCTCCCCGAAAATTGACCACGGGATTAACCTGTTGATAAACTACATTGCCTTGAGCATCAATATTTTGGTCATCCAAATTCCATATCACACTATCAGCATATAACTTCCCTTGATTACTCACGGATTCTCCAAAAATTTGCCGACTCAGATAAACCTTATTTTCCGTTAAGTCAATCCTGCCTTGATTTGCTGTCATGGTGATGTCCTCATCCACTTCCACTAGGCGAATCATTTTATCGGTTTCGATAATTCTTTGGTCATAATCCCAACGCATGGCACTGGTGGCACCCTGTAGGGGGGGGTTTAGGGATTGATATTCGATGTTATTTTCTACTATCAAAATACTGTTATTGAGATCCATTTCTGCCACACTGGCGCTGAGGGTGTCCGTCACCTGCTCATCTTCATAACGGGTAATAGTAAATGGTAATTCTGTACTAATTATACCCTGTTCCACTTGCCATACAAGGGCATCGGCGAGGATTTTTAATTGGGGTTCAGAGGTATTGGCGGTAATTTCTTGGTTTAGTTGTAATACTTGGGTGGCGGTGTTATATTCTGCTTCTTGGGTAACTAGTCTAATTTGTTCGTGGATTATTTCGATATTTTCTTGGAGGGTAAAGTAATTTTGTTCTGGTTTCCAATTCAATTTTTCTCCTCGGACTTCCATGTCATTACGGGTATCAAAGGCTATAATTTCCCCCATGAGGTTTATTTCTTCGCCGTCATTGAGCACTTCTCCATTTTCGGCACTAATTTTGAGGACGATTTCTCCATTTTGTAACAGATTGGCGGTAATGTCTTCGATAATGGCATTTTTGTTATCTTCGGAGTAAGTAACCTTGCCTACTTTTAATCGCCAAAAGTTTTCCCCGTCGTTGTTGGATTGTTCTATGGTGGCATCGCTTAGGATAATGCCTGATTGCACTTCTTGATTACTATTTTCGGCGTTATTGTCGAGGGATTGATTTTGATTTTGACAGCCGCTGATGAGGAGAATGGTAAGAAGAATAACTATTTTTCGGTACATCTGGGTTAAACGGTGACGGTTTTAAGGGCTTCTTGGACGTGATCTACAAACAGGATTCCGTTGAGGTGATCTATTTCATGTTGTACGATTCTAGCAATAAAACCATCAAATTCTTTTTTTTGTTCTTCTCCATCTCTATTGTAGTATTTAAGGGCGATCGCCCCATAGCGTAATACATTTCCCCTTTTACCCCGCACACTCAAACAACCCTCCTCCCCTTGTATTAAATCCTCGGAGTGGGAAAGAATTTCAGGGTTAATCATGGCGATAGGTTTCATCAACGGTGCATGGGGATAACGGGCATTAGGATGGGAAGCCACCACTATCAGCCGACAAGAATAGCCAATTTGAGGGGCTGCCAACCCCACCCCATTCCTCTCAAATACCATTGCCAACATCAAATCTACTAAATCTTGTATGTCAGGAGCATGAATATTTTCGACAGGGGAAGCCACTTTTCGCAAAATAGGACTACCAATTTGTAAAATTTCTCTCATAGGCTTGTATGATATTAAGCTAAACTCTAAAAATACTTTTGTGCATGGGAACAGAATATAACAATTCTAATTTAGTAACTCAAATAGAAGCGATACTCTATCTTAAAGGGAAACCAACCACCTGTGAAGAAATAGGAGAATTAACCCAAGCCGAGGAAGAAGCCATCGAATCCGCCCTCATCAAATTGATGTCCGACTATGCCCACCGCCCTGACAGTGCCTTAGAAGTGGTAGAAACCCCCGCAGGATATGCCTTACAACTGCGTAACTGTTGCCAAAATTTGCTCGAAAACCTGGTCCCTGCTGACCTCAATACCGCCACTCTGAGGACTTTAGCTGCGATCGCCCTTACCAATCCTATCCTACAAAGTGACCTAATTACTGTACGCGGTAGCGGGGCTTATCAACACGTCCAAGAACTGCTAGAATTAGGTTTTGTTCGTAAACGTCCTCAAGCAGAAGGACGCTCATATTGGTTAGAAATCACTGACAAATTTCATCAATATTTTGAAATTGACCAACTACCAACCTAAAAAACGTTTATATTAATAACAGGTAAAGAGGAACTGAGCAAAAGAAGAACTACTATAGAGGAAAAAAGTACATGGCATTTAACGCAAATTTCTTTGGCGGAGAATCAGATGCAACCCTAGACAACAATTTAATCGATTACTTACAAAGACAAAAACCAGAAACTCTTGAAAGAATTGCACAATCAGCAACCCCAGAAATAAAAGAAATTATTACCCACAATGTACAAGGGTTATTGGGGATGTTGCCCACGGAGGGGTTTAACGTGCAAATTGTCACAGATAAACAACATATGGCGAATTTACTAGCTTCTGCCATGATGACAGGTTATTTCCTTTGTCAGATGGAAAAAAGAAAAGCCTTAGAAGAAAATCTCTCTGATACCGATTCTGTAGAATAGTCAATGTTATCATTGATTTAATTTGGTGGCAAGGGGTTTAAACCCCTTGTTAGACGAAGAAAATAACATATAATCAAGGTTTAATTATAAATTATCTATTACTTGTCAGCCTCCCTTTGCAAAGGCTGCCATAACAATCAAAGATAAAGATAAACCAGGTACTAATAGTACGACTAACATTAAAAATTGATCACTGGTCATAATATTTATTGCCTAAAAGTATTTACATTAATTATCATTTTAAAGGATGAGAAAAAAAACAAACTTTAAAAGATGGTTTAAATTAATGTTTAACAGTCAGTGGAGTAGGAGATGCTAGATGTGAAGGATTTTTTTCTGGGTTTATTTTTATGGTTAGGAAGTTCAACTTTTTTGATGGTTTTTTTGAGTAGTCAAACCTCATCCGAAAATAAGTCTATTTCTACTCCTCGGCGCAAAAAGTTATTACAAATTTCTGAGCAACAAAAGCTAATTATTAGTAATTTACAAGGGCAGTTAGCTATCAAAGTAGAGGAGTTAAAACAAGCCCAAACGGATATTGTTGAATTACAGTCAGATTTGAATGACTCTTGTGAGGAATTAGAATCTACCCAAGATAAATATGAAGCACTCCAGAAAGAGTTTACTCGGAAGGTGGCGCAGGTGACGAATAAAATATTGGAATTAGAGCAACAAAATTCAGTGTTATCGCAACAGTGCCAAAGTTTACCAGAGGAGGTAAGACAAAACTTACAGACACAATATTTTGAGCAATTGCAGTCTTTACTTACCAATTATCCCACCGCTAAAATTATGGTTAAGTTTAAGCCAGATTTACCCGCAAAAAGTGTTGTTTGTCTCTTAAAACCCCTAGAGGAGTTGTTGGCAGGATGGGAAATAACTCCCGTTGGGCAACCATGGCGACGGGTAAATTTTGACCCTAATTTACACCAACCAGATGCTGATGATATTAGGGAGGGGGATTTGGTTTATATACGTTTTGTCGGCTATGCCCAACAGGATAAGGTTTTGATTAAAGCCAAGGTTAGTCGTTTTTTACCAGGACAAGAAGAACACAAAACCAATTAAGCTAAGGAAGGTGATGAGAAAGGGTGAGTGGAGGGAGTTTATTCTTCCTCTACCTGTTTGAGGTGAATATTTTTACGCCCCAATACTACTTCAAATTCATCTCCTGGCTTTAATCCCATTTTTTCGGTGTAGGCTTTACCGATGGATAAGTTACCGTTGGATTGTACATTAATGCGATAGTTCGCACTTCTGCCTCTTTTTTTTGCTTCGGCGGTAACATCGTTATCGAGGCTAATGCCTTCTGCTTCGATGAGAGCATTAAGAAATTTCACCATACTTACTCTTTTTTGTTTCCCTGATAGAGTGTAATAACCGCATTCAATGGCTTTTTCTTCCCGGGATGCGTCACCCATCTTTTTTACTTTTTTTAGTAGCTCTTTTCCGGTTAATGCTTTTGGTTTTTTTGACATTTACTTTGATTTTACTATTTTTTGACTAGCTATTTTTTTTTGATTTACAAAAGACTAATAACTCTTTTTGTTTCTGATCTATAATATACTAAAATAGCAATTTTTAATTTTATTTCTAAACTTATTGTTGTTTGATATGTTATCTCTGTTTTTTTGATATTTTTTCTTTATATGAAGTTAACTACTAAGGGACATTATGCGGTTAAGGCTTTATTAGATCTTAGTTTACAACCTAATTTTAAACCTACTTCTGTAAGGGCGATCGCCCTTCGCCAAGATATACCAGCACCTTATTTAGAAAAGATATTAATAAAAATTCGTCACGCAGGACTAATAAATTCGGTACGAGGATCCCAAGGAGGCTATCAATTAGCCTATGAAACTGACCAAATATCCCTCGGGCAAATACTAGAAGCAGTGGGGGAAAATTTAGAATCAATGCCTTTAGGTATTAATAACCAAAACACCTCTACAGACTGGGTTACCGTGGCTTTATGGCGTAAATTAAACCAAAAAATAAAACAGGCAATTTATAGTATAACTTTAGCAGATTTGTATTATGATGCGCGTAGTCGTCAAGCTTCTCAAGGAGAAGAAAATAATTTTATCGTATAGGACGAAAAATGATTAATAACCGAGAAAAAAAGTATTGGTTGGCATGGTCAAATATCAAAGGATTAGGAGCAACATCTATTAGAAAAATAGATCAAACTTTTGATAGTTTAGAAACAGCTTGGCAAGTTTCTTCTCAAGAATTATTAAGGGTGGATGGCATCGGTAAAAAACTTAGTGAAACTATCGATCAACAAAGAAGAAAAATTGACCCTGATACCCTTTTTCAACAACACATTGAAAAGAATCCTTTTTTTTGGAGTCCTAGCGACAATTTATACCCCCATTTATTATTAGAAATTCCTAGTCCTCCCACTATTCTTTATTACCAAGGGAAAGTAATTGAAAAAGAAAATAATGGCACTATACCGATGATAGGTATTGTCGGCACTCGTAAACCCACCGAACACGGTCGTCGCTGGACTTATAATATTAGTAAGGCATTGGCTCAAAAGGGTTTTATCATCGTGTCAGGGTTAGCTGAGGGGATTGATGCGGTGGCCCATCGTGCTTGTTTGGATGCAGGAGGAAGAACTATTGCGGTGTTGGGTAATGGATTAGATCGAGTTTATCCCCCTAGTAATCGTGACTTGATGAGGGAGATTGCCCAAAAGGGTTTAATTATGACGGAATATGCCTATGGTAGTCGCCCTGAAAAGGGAAATTTTCCTGCTCGTAATCGTATTGTGGCGGGGTTGTGTCGAGCGGTGTTGGTGATGGAAGCCCCAGAAAAGTCGGGGGCTTTGATTACGGCTAGTTATGCTACGGAGTTTAATCGGGATGTTTATACCTTGCCTAATACCCCTGATAATTCTCAGGCGAGGGGTTGTTTAAGGTTGATTCATAAGGGGGCAGAAATAATCGTCACGGCAGAGGAATTATTATCTAGTTTGGGGAGTATTCCTAGTTTAGACCAACCGCAACAGTTATCGTTATTTGAGCAAAGTTTGGAGAAGTCTTTGGATGTTTTGGTTTCTAGCCCTACACCTTTACCACCCATACAACCTAATTTAACTCCTCCTTTGAGTATAGTGTATGGGGCGATCGCCCCTGAACCGACATCCTTAGATATTATTGTTACAAAAACTCAAATGCCCACCGCCCAAGTATCAGGGATTTTATTACAACTAGAATTAGATGGACTAATTACCCAATTGCCTGGTATGAAATACAAAAAAACAATGGATAATTGAGAATTGATAATGGATAATTAGTCATTGGAAATAATTAAGCCATTACCGATTCTTTATTGTTCAATTAATAACTTAAACTAGAGCGCAGAGTTAAATCTAAATCTCTTCTGGTATCAAAAGAAATTACCTCAGCAGAAGAAGGCCCTTGACGGAGGAATAAACCGGCCAAAGCACCTAAACCAGCACCACCCAAGATTTTCTCGGTGGAAATAACTCTATTACCAGTCACCCCAGAGATTAAGGTGGCAGCAGCAGCACCGGCTAAAGCCCCTTGCCACACAGAATCACTATTACCTCCTCTCTCGATGACTTCGGTACGGGTTACCACATTAGACTCAATGTCAATGGGCATTTCGGTACCATTAGGATAAATAATAGTTCTACCTACAAATAAAGAACCTCTACGGTTTCTTGCGGGGCGAATTTCACCTCTAATGCGACTGTTGACGGGAATAACGATATTGTTATTGTTATTTCTAATATCTCTATCTACCGTTAAAGTGAGGGGTAAAGTTTCCTCTTTGGTGACATAAATTCTAGTAGCGTTTCTATCTTCTGCGTAGATAGTAGGAACATTAGTTCCTGTAGGTAGGGTTGATCTACTATTCTGAGATATATTGTTGTTACGATTGTTTTGAACAGGGGTAATGCCTCTGCCAGGGAAAGAGTCATTGCGAAAATGTCTGGAGTTTCGACTTTGGGCAGCCACTGAGCTAATTCCTGTACTAGAAATCATCCCAGCACACAGAATCAGGGCAATGATAGATTTAGAGTTACCCAAGGAAAAAACTTTTTTTCTGCTTGAGTTTGGGGAAGAAAAGTTAAACATAATAATAAAATATTCTAAAAATTATCAGCTATTCTTTTTAGACGGTGAATAGAAATAAAAAGTTTCAACGAAAATATATTATTATGAGTTTCTTTGATCTAACTTTAGTCTTATTTGACTGTGATATTCTCTGGTAATGGGATAAAAATAGGCAAGAATTACCCCTATAACTAATACGATAGCGGGTAACACGGAAACCACTAGACGGATGGCAAGAAGAGCCGAAGAGGGTTGGGTGGGAATTGCTTCCCCCGGGATGGTGCGCACAAATCCTGATGCGTCTAGGGCGATACCCACGAGGAATAAGCCCAAGGCTAATCCAAATTTTTGTAACAATACCATGAAGCCATAAAAAATACCTTCTCGTCTTTTGCCTGTGTTTAGTTCGTCAAGGTCAATAACATCAGGTATCATTGACCAAGGGATAAGATAAGCCACAGATACTCCAAAACCCGCTAGGATGGCGAGGAAATATAATAAGGCTGTTTGCCCGGGTTGAATGAGAAATAACCCTATTTGAGCTATAATCCAAATGGCTGATCCAAGGAAATACACAATCTTTTTATCTAGTTTTTTACTGACTATTTGCCACCCAAATAACATTACTAAGGCTGTACCTTGAACTGCGATCGCCACTTGAGGAAAAGCACTTTCGGGCAATCCCATCCAATTAACCACGAAAAAGAGCAATATGGAGGCGGTGAGTTGCACGGCTAACCATGAACAAAGATAGATACCGATAACGAATAGAAATGGTTTATTACTAAATACGATTTTCAGTTGGCGAAAAAAGGGAATTTGCTCTTGACTTTGATTATCTTTAATTTCTTCTGGAATGAGTAAATGTTCTTCGGTTTTACCTGTGATAAATGTCCACGCCATGGCACTTAACATAATAGTAAAAAACAAAAATATTATTCCTTCAAAAATATCTTGAGGGCTAGTATTATTGACAATATTTAGAGTCGCAAAGATAGCTAAAACTGTGGCGATTATAATTAATAAAAATCCTAGATTTTTGCGTTTATCTCTAGTTAATAATGGTTTTTTCCCTCTTTCTTGTAGTTGTAAGGGACACCATAACAAAGCCACTAGGGCAATAAGGCTCGATATAAAACCTAAAATTAGATATTTTTCTTGGTCTTGTCCATCATAAATATCAAAAATTATTCCTGCTAAAATTAGAGAGAAAATACTAGCACCTATGGAAAAACTGAAGCGAAAACTATTTAAATTGGTGCGCTCGTTATAGTCTTTTGTTAATTCTGGGGTGAGGGCTTGATAGGGTAAATTAACGGAAGTGTAGCAAATGTGAAAGGCGATCGCCACTACCATATAATATATAAATAGGTAAATGCTGTTAGTGCGAGGGTTATCACTAAAATTGGGTACTACCCACATCAAGAAAAAGAAGACGACAAAAGGCACTGCCCCTAATATCATCCAAGGAATACGACGGCCCCAAGGGGTTGAGGTGCGATCGCTCGACATACCTATAATAGGATCATTAATAGCATCACTAATCTTGCCAATCATCAAAATACTACCGGCCACACTAGGGCTTAAACCAGCCACATTAGTAAAAAAAGGTAACAAGAAAAAAATTAATAAATTAGCCGATAAAGCAGTGCCAACATCCCCCGCCCCAAATGCTAACTTAGTAGTAAATGCTAACTTTTCCGTCTTATTTGTTGATGCAACCATCTTTTTTTATTCCTAAAAATTAGTGTAGGGCGAGGAGTTAAACATTATAAAATAACACCCCATAGTAAATATTACATTTCCACAACGTAACACATCACCTAAAACAATCCCTCAATAAATCGGTCTTAATTTCGTCCGTAATCACTACTTTTCCAACTTCAGTGGGTAAAATAAAACGTACCTTTCCAGCCTTCACCTTCTTATCCAACTGCAAACTATCCAATAAATCTTCCTTATCCACCGTTGCAGGAATATCCAAAGGTAATCCAGCCTTTTTAATCAAATCATTTTGTCTGACTAATTCATTCTCCGTCCATAAACCCGCCCGAAAAGCAATTTTTCCAGCCACTGCCATACCAATAGCTACCGCTTCCCCGTGGACAAAAGTATTATAATTCGTCAAACTCTCTACCCCATGGCCCACCGTATGCCCATAATTAAGAATAGCCCTTACTCCCCCTTCCCTTTCATCCTGTCGCACCACCTCCGCCTTAGCAAGACAAGAACGTTCTAAGATATAACTAAGTAACTCAGGGCTTAAAATATCCATAGATTCAAGACTCTGTGCCAATTCTAGGCAGTCAAAAAGCTCTTTATCCCAAATCACTCCATATTTAATCACCTCCGCCATACCAGCCCTAAACTCTCGCTCTGGTAATGTTTTTAAAACCGTAGGATCAATTAAAACCAACTTAGGTTGATAAAAAGCCCCTATTAAATTTTTGCCTTGGGGATGATTTACCCCAGTTTTGCCCCCCACCGAAGCATCCACCATAGCCAGTAAGGACGTCGGAATTTGA of Cyanobacterium sp. HL-69 contains these proteins:
- the aroB gene encoding 3-dehydroquinate synthase AroB, with the translated sequence MHSIIPVKLPQNAYEIHIATDGLREIGQKAKSLNIGKKILVISNPEIFNYYGQTVIDAFTKQGYEVNYHLIPAGESYKTLDSIAQVYDKALSLRLERNSTMVALGGGVIGDMTGFAASTWLRGINFIQIPTSLLAMVDASVGGKTGVNHPQGKNLIGAFYQPKLVLIDPTVLKTLPEREFRAGMAEVIKYGVIWDKELFDCLELAQSLESMDILSPELLSYILERSCLAKAEVVRQDEREGGVRAILNYGHTVGHGVESLTNYNTFVHGEAVAIGMAVAGKIAFRAGLWTENELVRQNDLIKKAGLPLDIPATVDKEDLLDSLQLDKKVKAGKVRFILPTEVGKVVITDEIKTDLLRDCFR
- the lptC gene encoding ABC-type lipopolysacccharide export system substrate-binding component LptC; translated protein: MYRKIVILLTILLISGCQNQNQSLDNNAENSNQEVQSGIILSDATIEQSNNDGENFWRLKVGKVTYSEDNKNAIIEDITANLLQNGEIVLKISAENGEVLNDGEEINLMGEIIAFDTRNDMEVRGEKLNWKPEQNYFTLQENIEIIHEQIRLVTQEAEYNTATQVLQLNQEITANTSEPQLKILADALVWQVEQGIISTELPFTITRYEDEQVTDTLSASVAEMDLNNSILIVENNIEYQSLNPPLQGATSAMRWDYDQRIIETDKMIRLVEVDEDITMTANQGRIDLTENKVYLSRQIFGESVSNQGKLYADSVIWNLDDQNIDAQGNVVYQQVNPVVNFRGDRAQGRLQDNQVVVTGQGDNRVVTTIYP
- the dprA gene encoding DNA protecting protein DprA; its protein translation is MINNREKKYWLAWSNIKGLGATSIRKIDQTFDSLETAWQVSSQELLRVDGIGKKLSETIDQQRRKIDPDTLFQQHIEKNPFFWSPSDNLYPHLLLEIPSPPTILYYQGKVIEKENNGTIPMIGIVGTRKPTEHGRRWTYNISKALAQKGFIIVSGLAEGIDAVAHRACLDAGGRTIAVLGNGLDRVYPPSNRDLMREIAQKGLIMTEYAYGSRPEKGNFPARNRIVAGLCRAVLVMEAPEKSGALITASYATEFNRDVYTLPNTPDNSQARGCLRLIHKGAEIIVTAEELLSSLGSIPSLDQPQQLSLFEQSLEKSLDVLVSSPTPLPPIQPNLTPPLSIVYGAIAPEPTSLDIIVTKTQMPTAQVSGILLQLELDGLITQLPGMKYKKTMDN
- a CDS encoding glycoside/pentoside/hexuronide:cation symporter, GPH family, with translation MVASTNKTEKLAFTTKLAFGAGDVGTALSANLLIFFLLPFFTNVAGLSPSVAGSILMIGKISDAINDPIIGMSSDRTSTPWGRRIPWMILGAVPFVVFFFLMWVVPNFSDNPRTNSIYLFIYYMVVAIAFHICYTSVNLPYQALTPELTKDYNERTNLNSFRFSFSIGASIFSLILAGIIFDIYDGQDQEKYLILGFISSLIALVALLWCPLQLQERGKKPLLTRDKRKNLGFLLIIIATVLAIFATLNIVNNTSPQDIFEGIIFLFFTIMLSAMAWTFITGKTEEHLLIPEEIKDNQSQEQIPFFRQLKIVFSNKPFLFVIGIYLCSWLAVQLTASILLFFVVNWMGLPESAFPQVAIAVQGTALVMLFGWQIVSKKLDKKIVYFLGSAIWIIAQIGLFLIQPGQTALLYFLAILAGFGVSVAYLIPWSMIPDVIDLDELNTGKRREGIFYGFMVLLQKFGLALGLFLVGIALDASGFVRTIPGEAIPTQPSSALLAIRLVVSVLPAIVLVIGVILAYFYPITREYHSQIRLKLDQRNS
- the scpB gene encoding segregation and condensation protein B; its protein translation is MGTEYNNSNLVTQIEAILYLKGKPTTCEEIGELTQAEEEAIESALIKLMSDYAHRPDSALEVVETPAGYALQLRNCCQNLLENLVPADLNTATLRTLAAIALTNPILQSDLITVRGSGAYQHVQELLELGFVRKRPQAEGRSYWLEITDKFHQYFEIDQLPT
- a CDS encoding AbrB family transciptional regulator; this translates as MSKKPKALTGKELLKKVKKMGDASREEKAIECGYYTLSGKQKRVSMVKFLNALIEAEGISLDNDVTAEAKKRGRSANYRINVQSNGNLSIGKAYTEKMGLKPGDEFEVVLGRKNIHLKQVEEE
- a CDS encoding Rrf2 family transcriptional regulator — protein: MKLTTKGHYAVKALLDLSLQPNFKPTSVRAIALRQDIPAPYLEKILIKIRHAGLINSVRGSQGGYQLAYETDQISLGQILEAVGENLESMPLGINNQNTSTDWVTVALWRKLNQKIKQAIYSITLADLYYDARSRQASQGEENNFIV
- the def gene encoding peptide deformylase, whose translation is MREILQIGSPILRKVASPVENIHAPDIQDLVDLMLAMVFERNGVGLAAPQIGYSCRLIVVASHPNARYPHAPLMKPIAMINPEILSHSEDLIQGEEGCLSVRGKRGNVLRYGAIALKYYNRDGEEQKKEFDGFIARIVQHEIDHLNGILFVDHVQEALKTVTV